GGGCGACGGGTCCGTCTGGTCGACTACTCGGTGATCCGCTCCAGTCCCGCAGACGATCTGGGGCAGCGACTTGCGGTCGTCCACGGCGAGATCTCCGCGATCATCACCGCGCAGCGTCCCGACGTGGTGGCAGTGGAGCGAGTGTTCGCTCAGAAGAACACGCGCACGGCCATGGCCACCGCCCAGGCCGCGGCCGTCGCGCTGCTCGCCGCCACGCAGGCAGGGCTGCCCATCGCGCTGCACACCCCCAGCGAGGTCAAGGCGGCCGTCACCGGAAGTGGTCGGGCCGACAAACAGCAGGTGGCCGTCATGGTGATGCGGCTGCTGCGCCTTCCGGAGCAGCCCACTCCGGCCGATGCTGCCGATGCCCTGGCTCTGGCTATCTGTCACTCGTGGCGAGCACCTCTCGCCGCCCGTCTGTCCGAGGTGATCGCATGATCGAGTACGTCCGCGGCACCGTCGACCGTCGCGCCGAAGACCACGTCGTGATCGATGTCGGCGGCATCGGCATCCGCGTGCAGGCCGCGCCCGCCACGGTTGCCGCGCTCAGTGCCGGCACCCCCTGCCAGGTGCCCACCAGCCTCGTCGTCCGCGAGGACTCGTGGACTCTGTACGGATTCACCGATCTCGACGAGCGAGAAGTCTTCGACTTGGTCCAGACGGTCTCCGGAATCGGCCCTCGAACCGCCCAGGCATTGGTGGCCACACTGTCCACCGACGGACTTCGTCGCGCGGTCCAGCAACAAGACGAGCGACAGATCATGACCGTGCCTGGGATCGGACGCAAGGGTGCCCAGCGGATCCTGCTCGAGTTGGGCGATCGTCTGGGGCCGCCAAGCACCGGCGCTGGCTCCGACCCGGCTCCGACGGGTACCCCCCAGTGGAACGGAGATGTGGTCAGTGGCCTCATGGGCCTCGGTTGGTCCCAGCGCGAGGCTGAGACAGCAGTCGCGGCCGTCTCCGGAGAAGTCGCTGAGGATGCCGATGTCGCTCAGGTGCTCAAGGCAGCCCTGCGGGAGTTGAAGCGCACATGACTACCCCCAACGCTCACGATGGCCCCGCCGCTCCCTCCGCCCCCGCCACTCCCGCCGCTCCCTCCGCCCCCGTCGCCCCCGACGGGGATCGACTCGTCGACCCCGTCCGCGAACCGGGTGAGGCAGCACTGGACTCCGCCCTGAGGCCGCAGTCGCTGGCGGAGTTCGTCGGGCAGCCTCGAGTGCGCGACCAGCTCGACTTGGTGCTGACCGCGGCCCGCGGACGTTCCCGAGTGCCCGATCACGTTCTGCTGTCGGGTCCTCCCGGCCTCGGCAAGACCACGCTGGCCGCCATCATCGCCACCGAACTCGGAGTGCCGTTCCGCATCACCAGTGGGCCCGCGTTGCAGCACGCCGGCGACCTCGCCGCTCTGCTCACCAGCCTGCAGCCGGGTGAGGTCCTGTTCCTCGACGAGATCCACCGCACGTCGCGGGCGGCGCAGGAACTCCTCTACATCGCCATGGAGGATTTCCGTGTCGACATCATCGTCGGCAAGGGTCCCGGGGCGACAGCCATCCCGCTTGACCTGGAACCGTTCACCCTGGTCGGCGCCACAACGCGCGCTGGGCTGCTGCCCGGCCCGTTGCGTGACCGCTTCGGGTTCACCGCCCACCTGGACTTCTACGACCAGACCGACCTCAGCACCATCCTGACCCGATCGGCGGCGCTCTTGGGCGTGAGCGCCGACACCGACGGCATCGCCGAGATAGCCGGCCGCAGCCGAGGCACCCCACGCGTGGCCAATCGACTGCTGCGGCGGGTGCGCGATTATGCGCAGGTGCACGGCAACGGCACGGTCGATCGAGCGACGGCGCACGCGGCCTTGGACCTCTACGAGGTTGATGCACTCGGCCTCGACCGGCTCGACCGATCCGTACTGGATGCCCTGGTGCTCCGATTCGGCGGCGGACCAGTCGGGCTCAACACGTTGGCGGTGGCTGTCGGGGAAGAGAGCGAGACGGTCGAAACTGTGGCCGAACCGTTCCTCCTCCGGCTGGGATTCATCACGCGAGGCCCACGCGGACGAGAGGCCACTGCAGCAGGGTGGCGCCATCTGGGAGCCACGCCCCCGGTGCCCGCGCCAGCGCAACTCGCGCTTTCCGCCGACCTGGACAGCGGCGCCGCCGACGGCGGGTAAGGTAGGTCGGTCACCGCGATCTGGAGGAGTCTGTGGCCGCACCAACCGGATACCGCCCTTGGCGGATCCTGGGTCTGCTCGCCGTCCTGTTGATCTCTCTCACGGTGTGGGCCTTCTGGCCCGGACAGGCTCACACGCCGCAACTCGGGCTCGACTTGCGCGGCGGCACCCAGGTCATCCTCGACCCGCAGCCGATCACCGAAGGCGCCACGATCACCGAGGAACAGTTGCAGCAGTCGGTCGAGATCATCCGGCAGCGCGTCAACGGCATCGGCGTCGCCGAGGCAGACGTGTCCATTCAGGGTTCGGGCAACGACGCCGTCCTGGTCGTGTCCGTGCCGGGGGTCACGCAGGACCGCATTGTCGAACTCGTCGGCCGCACCGCGTTGCTGAACTTCCGACCCGTCAACAACATCCTCAACCCTGCCCCCGTCGACCCGAACGCCCAGAACGACGGCTCGGGTCAGAACAACAGCCAGAACCAGGACCAGACCCAGGGCAAGAACAAAGACAAGCAGACCAGCTCTAACAATCAGACCGACACGGCCAGCGGCAACGCAGAGGTGCCGCAGGGCGAAGGTCAGCAGATAGTGCAGGCCGACAGCGACGACGCCAAGTTCCAGCAGGAGTTACTGGCCCTCGACTGCACCCTGCCCGAGAACCAGGGCGGGGGCGCCGCCGATGACCCGGCCAAGTGGCTCGGCACCTGCGCCAACGACGGCAGTGCCAAGTACTCGCTCGAACCCGCGTTCATCAAGGGCACCGACATCGCCTCGGCGCAGGCCCAGTTGCCGCAGCAGGGCGCCGGCGGCTGGGTCGTCACCTTGGACTTCAACGGCGAGGGAGCCAGCAAGCTCGCCGAAATCTCCAAGAAACTCTCGGCACAGCCACCGCCCACCAATCAGTTCGCGATCGTCCTCGACGGTGTCGTCGTCTCCGCACCGTCATTCCGGGAACCGATCCTGGGGGGCCAGGCCCAGATCGAGGGCAACTTCACCGCCGAGGAAGCCAACGACCTCGCCAACGTGCTGAAGTTCGGCGCCTTGCCGGTCACGTTGGAGCAGCAGTCGGTCGAAAGTGTGTCCCCGACGCTCGGCAACGATCAGCTGCGCGCGGGCATCCTGGCAGGCGCCATGGGCCTGATCCTGGTCGGTCTGTACCTGATCCTGTACTACCGGGTCCTGGGTGTGGTGGCGGTGCTCAGCCTCGTCATCGCCGCGTGGGTGACGTACTGCCTGTTCGTCGTCCTCGGCAACACCATCGGATTCACCCTGACACTGGCCGGCATCGCCGGCGCCATTGTGTCCATCGGCATCACGGCTGACTCGTTCATCGTCTACTTCGAACGTCTGCGCGACGAGATCCGCGACGGCAAGTCCCTGCGTCGGGCCGCTGACGACGGTTGGATCCGGGCGCGGCGCACCCTGCTCGCCGCGGACTTCGTATCGATTCTCGCCGCGATCGTCCTGTACTTCCTGAGCGTCGGCAACGTGCGTGGTTTCGCGTTCGCACTGGGCATGACCACGGTCGTCGACGTCATCATCTCGTTCTGGTTCACCCGCCCCGTGGCACATCTGATGGCCAACACGAAGTGGATGCAGAAGGGCGGCGCCTTCACGGGTGTTTCGCCGAAACGCCTGGGCGTCGAGTCGCTGCAGGGGGTCCGGCGAGAACCCACCCGCCGCAAGAAGGCCAAACCCAAAGTCACGACCGGGGTCAGTGGCAGCGGTCCCGATGATGGAGCGGTGATCTGACGATGTCCAAGATTCGCGACGTCGCCCACAACCTCTACGGGGGCCAGGTCTCCTACGACTTCGTCGGCAAGACGAAGGTCTGGTATCTCATCTCCGGCATCATCCTGGCCGTCACCATCGGTTCGTTGATCTTCCGCGGGCTCAACCTGGGCATCGAGTTCAAGGGCGGCGCCGAGTTTCAGATCCCCGCCTCGCAGTGCACGGTCGAGCAGGTCCGCACCACCGTCAACACCGATCTCGGTGGCTCCGCCATCGTCACCCAGTTGGGCGACGGAAGTCTGCGCGTCCAGACCGAGACCGTGTCGAACGAACAGGGCAATACCCTCACCCAGGCGCTGGGCCAGGAGTGCGGCGTCGCCGCCAATGACATCAAGATCCAAGTCGTCGGCCCGACGTGGGGCTCCGAAGTCAGCAAGAAAGCCTTGCAAGGCCTCGTCGTCTTCCTGATCCTGGTCAGCATCTTCTTGGCCATCTACTTCGAGTGGCGCATGGCGGTCGCCGCCTTGGTGGCGCTGGCCCACGACCTCATCATCACGATCGGCGTGTACTCGATCCTCGGCTTCGAGGTCACCCCGGCGACAGCCATCGGTCTGCTCACGATCCTCGGTTACTCGCTCTACGACACCGTCGTGGTGTTCGACAAGGTCAAGGAGAACACCCAGGGCATCCTCGGCCAGAGCCGCCTGACCTACTCCGAGGCCGCCAACCTGGCCATCAACCAGACCCTGATCCGATCCATCAACACGTCCATCGTGGCGCTGCTACCGGTGGCTGCCATCCTGTTCGTGGGCGCCGGCCTGCTCGGGGCGGGGACGTTGAAGGACCTCGCCCTGGCGCTGTTCGTCGGCATGGCAGCCGGCACCTACTCGTCGATCTTCGTCGCCACACCCTTCCTGGTTCAACTCAAGAACCGAGAACCCGAAGTGCAGGCTCTTGAGCGCCGCGTACTGTCGCGGCGCCGCAAGTCCGACGATGCGCAGGAGGCGCTTGAGGAGGCAGCGGTGGGGGGTGGCGCCAAAGGTGTGTCGCGCACCATCACGGAGTCAGGCGTGCGACAGCAGCCCAAACGTCAGAGCCGCTCCAAACGGCGCCAGTGAGTCTGGGCAGCGCCCACGGTCGCTGCGGGGTCGCGTCAGACCATCGTTTGTTCGTCTACCACTGCGGTCTTGCGGGCTCTCGTAGACTGAGCGCAGCGCCCCGTGGGGGAGCGCAGCGATCCCTGAAGACCTGAGGGGAGGTGGCAATGTCCGAGGAGACCTCGACCGGCACAACACCGCCCACCAGCCCGTCGACGACCGGTTTCGGCCCGGTGGCGTCAGTTCAGGCAGCCACCGAGCAGGTCACCCGGCTCCGCGACCGACTCGCCCGGATCACCGTGGGCGCCCGCAGCGGCTACCCGGAACTCGAGCCCTTGTTCCGGACGGTCAAGCAGTACCACCCCCGAACCGATCTGCGGCTGCTCGAACGCGCCTACGAAACCGCGCGCTTGTTGCACAAGGATCAGCTGCGACGGTCCGGGGAGCCGTACATCACCCACCCACTGGCGGTCGCCACCATCCTGGCCGAGCTGGGCATGACCGGCCCCACGTTGGCCGCGGCACTGCTGCACGACACCGTCGAGGACACCGAGTACTCGTTGGAGAAACTCACCGCCGACTTCGGCGACGAGGTCGGACGTCTGGTCGACGGTGTCACCAAACTCGACCGGGTCACCTACGGTCAGGCCTCTGCCGCTGAAACCGTGCGCAAGATGGTCGTCGCCATGGCCCGCGACATCCGCGTCCTGGTGATCAAACTGGCCGACCGTCTGCACAACATGCGCACCATCGGCTGGCTGCCGACGGTCAAACAGCGACGCAAGGCCTCGGAGACCCTGGAGATCTACGCTCCGCTGGCCCATCGCCTGGGCATGAACACGATCAAGTGGGAGCTCGAGGACCTGTCATTCGCGGCGCTCCAGCCCAAGGTCTACGAAGAAATCGTCCACCTGGTCACGCAGCGGGCGCCCGCCCGGGACCAGCATCTCAACAAGGTGATCGAGGAACTCAACAGCGATCTACGGCAGGCGAAACTGCGAACGGTCGTGACCGGGCGACCCAAGCACTACTACTCGATCTACCAGAAGATGGTCGTGCGCGGCCGCGACTTCAACGACATCTATGACCTCGTCGGGGTGCGGATCCTCGTCGACAACGTGCGCGACTGCTACGCCGCGCTGGGCGTCGTCCACGCCCGTTGGAGTCCGGTCCCGGGACGGTTCAAGGACTACATCGCGATGCCGAAGTACAACATGTACCAGTCGCTGCACACCACCGTCATCGGACCCGAGGGCAAGCCCGTCGAACTGCAGATCCGCACCCAGCAGATGCACCGGGCCGCGGAGTTCGGTGTCGCCGCGCACTGGCGCTACAAGAACGGCGCCGTCGGCGACAAGAGCGGCCCGGACGACCTCGCCTGGGTGCGGCAACTACTCGAGTGGCAGCGTGAGACCGAGGACCCCGACGAGTTCATGGACTCACTGCGGTATGACCTCAACTCCACCGAGGTGTTCGTCTTCACCCCGCAGGGCGACATCATCGCGTTGCCCGCCGGGGCCACGCCGGTCGACTTCGCCTACTCCGTGCACACCGAGGTCGGCCATCGTTGTGTGGGTGCGCGCGTCAACGGTCGCCTCGTCCCGCTGGAATCCAAGCTGTCCAACGGCGACACCGTCGAGATCTTCACCAGCAAGGACGAGAACAGCGGCCCCAGCCAGGACTGGCTGCAGTTCGTCAAGAGCCCCCGCGCCAGGACCAAGATCAAGGCCTGGTTCTCCAAGGAGCGCCGCGAGGAGGCCATCGAGCGGGGCAAGGACCGCCTCAACAAGACGGTCCGCAAGCGCGGGCTGCCGCTGAAGAAGCTGCTCAGCGCCGAGTCGCTCGGCAGTGTGGCCACCGACCTGCGGCTCGCCGACGTGCAGCGCCTTGTACGCCGAGATCGGCGAGAGCCGAATGTCCGCGGAATCAGTGGTCGAACGGCTCGTCGCCCTCAGTGGCGGCGTCGAGGACGTCACCGAGGATCAACCCGTCGCGCACCGGGCCCACAAGAAGCCCACCGGCGACCCCGGCATCGTCGTCCAGGGACAACCGGACGTGTGGGTCAAGCTCGCCCGCTGCTGCACTCCGGTGCCCGGCGACGACATCATGGGGTTCGTCACCCGCGGCTCGGGTGTCTCAGTGCACCGCAAGGACTGCATCAACGCCGGCCAACTCGCCCAGCAGGAGAACCGCATCGTCGACGTCGAATGGGCCCCGAACCAGTCGAGCGTGTTCCTGGTCAACATCCAGGTCGAGGCGTTGGACCGCGCCGGCCTGCTGTCCGATGTCACCCGCGCTCTGAGCGACCATCACGTCAACATCCTGAGCGCGTCAGTGGCGACCAACAAGGACCGCATCGCGATCAGTCGGTTCTCGTTCGAGATGGCCGAACCCCAACACCTGGGCGCAGTGCTGCGCGCCGTGCGCGGGGTCGAAGGAGTGTTCGACGCCTACCGCGTGTGAACCAGCCGTCCGTGCTGAGCCCGCCTCAGGAAGACGAGTACTCGGCGAGCGCTGATTCGGCTGCGGCCAACAATGCCCGGCTCGACTCCAGCGACTTCTCGGCGTCGGCGATCTTGCGGGCGTCACCTGACTCCTGGGCGGTCGCGAGTTGTTTCTCCAGCTTCGCCACCGATGCCTGGAACGACTCCACGGTCCGCTCGGCTCGATCACGGGCGGCTGGGTCGGTCCGGCGCCAGTGGTCCTTCTCGGCGTCGCGCAGTTTCGACTCCACGGCCCGCAGTCGGCGCTCGAGTCCGGCCTTCTCGCTGCGGGGGACGTAGCCGATCGAATCCCACTGGTCCATCAGTTTGCTCAGTTGGGCCCGCGCGGCGCGATGGTCGCCGGCCGGGACGAGGCCCTCCGCCTGAGCGAGGATCTCCCGCTTGGCTTCGAGGTTCTTCTGTTCGCCGGCATTGCGTTCGGAGTCCGCCTCGCCACGGGCACTGAAGAACACATCCTGTGCGGCCCGGAACTCCGCCCACAGTCGGTCGTCGTCAGCACGACCGGCGCGGGGGGCGGCTTTCCACTCGGCCATCAGGTCGCGGTAGGCGCGGCTCGTCGCCCCCCAGTCGGTGGAGTCCGACAACTCTCGCGCGCGGCGTACCAAGTCCTGTTTGGCCTTGACCGCCTCGGCCCGGGATGCGTCGAGTTCCGCGAAATGCTGCCGGCGGGCCTTGTCGAACTGCGAACGACCGGCACTGAAACGCTCCCACTGAGCCTGTTCGGCAGCCTTGTCGAACCGGGGCAGTGACTTCCATTCGTCGAGCAGATCGCGGAAACGCTGCCCGGTGGCCTTCCATTGGGTGGATTTCCCGAGCCGCTCGGCTTCGTCGGCGATCTCAATGCGTCGGGCTGCCGCTGCCTCACGCGCGGCCTTCTTCTCCTCGGCGATGACAGCACGGCGGGCTTCAGCTGCCTCGACGAGGGCAGCGGCCTTCGTCTCGAGCGCGGCGATGTCACCCACGAAGACGGGTTCAGGCAGAGCCTCGCGGACCTTTTCGACGACCGCGAGCGCCTGTTGCGGGCTGGCGTTCCCGTTCTTCAGGCGCTTGCTCATCAGGTCGAGTTCGACCACCAGATCCTCGTAGCGGCGCCGGTAATACGCCAGCCCGGCCTCGGGATCTCCCGCTGCCCACTGACCGACGGCTCGCTCTGACCCATCCGGCATGGTCACGTAGACCGTGCCGTCGTCGGCGATCCGCCCCGAGGAATTGCCGTCCACCGCAGACCTCAGGAGAAGATCCGGCCGAGGATGAACCCGCCGGTGGTGAGCAGGACCATGGCGATGATCAAGACGATCGCGATGATCTTGGTGCGGTCCTGTTTGGTGTTCTTCTGCTCACGTCTGGCTTGCTGGCGCAGGTGCTTCTCCCGCGCCAGTTGACGCTGCCGCTGGTTGCTACTGGCCATGGCTCCTCCGCTGTTTCCCTCAGTGAGTGTACGGTGGTGCACCCCCGAGGCGTAGCCAGGGCAGAATGGTCCCTGCGTCGCCTGAAGGAGCTCTGTTGTTCGTCACCGGATTCCCTGCCGGACCGTGGGGCACCAACTGTTTCGTCGTGGCCCCGGGCCGGAACAGCGAGTGCATCGTCATCGACCCCGGGATGGGTTCGGTGGACCCGCTCAAGGAGATTCTCGCCGACAACAAGTTGCGCCCCATCGCTGTCCTGCTCACCCACGGTCACCTCGATCACACCTGGAGCGTGGTGCCGGTGGCGGACGGTTATGGGATTCCCGCGTTCATCCACCCGGATGACGAGATGATGCTCTCCGATCCGGCCCAGTCACTGGGGCCCGACATGCGCCACATGCTCCGCCAATTGGTACCCGACGGTGAGCTCCAGTTGGAGCCGGATGACATCAAGTTGCTCACTGATGGCGAACGGCTGGAGTTGGCGGGCATGACCGTGGACACCGACCACGCCCCAGGGCACACGCCCGGCAGTGTCATGTATCGCCATGCCGCGACTGACGACGTCCCGCCTCTGCTGTTCAGTGGAGACGTGTTGTTCGAAGGCTCGATCGGTCGTACTGACCTTCCGGGTGGCGACCATTCCGCGATGCTGCGCTCGCTGCGCGATGTGGTCCTGCCGATGGACGACGACACCGTCGTTCTCCCGGGTCACGGTGGCCAGACCACCATCGGGCGTGAGCGGGCCACCAACCCCTTCCTGCTGGAGATCACGTCCGAGCAGATGCTGCGTCCCCCAGAGGGAGGGCAGCGTCCCCCAGGGGGCGGACAGCGTCCCCCAGGGAGCGGGCAGCGTCCCTCAGGGAGAGGGCAGCGTCCCTCAGGGAGAGGGCAGCGTCCCTCAGGGAGAGGGCCGCTTCCTCCAAGGAGGGGAATGTGAGCAACCGCCTCCAGGCCCCGAAGGGCGTCCCCGAGTACGTGCCGCCTCAGTCCGCCGAGTTCCTGGCCGTGCGGCAGGCGTTGACTCGGCCGGCCGAACTCGCCGGCTACGGCTACATCGAGTTGCCTGTCTTCGAGGACACCGCCGTGTTCACGCGAGGGGTGGGGGAGTCCACCGACGTTGTGAGCAAGGAGATGTACACCTTCGAGGACCGGGGCGGCCGATCGCTCTCGCTGCGTCCGGAAGGTACGGCCGGAGTCATGCGGTCGGTCATCGAACACAACCTCTTCCGCGGTCAACTGCCGGTGAAGGTCTACTACGCCGGGCCGTTCTTCCGCGCGGAACGACCCCAGAAGGGTCGCTACCGACAGCTGCAGCAGGTCGGGGTCGAGGCCATCGGGTCGGATGATCCGCGCCTCGACGCCGAGGTCGTGGCCCTGGCTGATCGCGGATTCCGGGCGTGCGGACTGACCCAGTACGAGCTGCTGTTGACCTCGCTGGGCTGCGCGTCGTGTCGACCGGCCTACCGTGCCTTGCTGACCGAGTTCCTGCAGACGCTGGATCTCGACGAGGAGACCCGCGTGCGCGCCCAGGTCAATCCGCTGCGGGTCCTCGATGACAAGCGTGCATCGGTGCAAGACCAGTTGGGCGACGCGCCGCTGATGGTCGACCACCTGTGTGAGGAGTGTCGGTCCCACTACGACCAGGTCCGGCATTTTCTGTCGCTCATGGGCGTGACATGGTCCGAGGCGCCGCGCCTGGTCCGCGGTCTCGACTACTACACCCGGACCACCTTCGAGTTCTCGCATCCGCTGCTCGGGGCGCAGTCCGGCATCGGCGGTGGTGGCCGATACGACGGACTCATGGAGGTGCTCGGTGGGCCTGCCCTGTCCGGAATTGGCTTCGGACTGGGCACCGATCGCACGCTCCTCGCCCGCGAGGCCGAAGGCTTGCCCCCCTTGGCGCAGCCTGGGGTCGACGTATTCGTGGTGGCTCTCGGCCCGGCCGCGGAAGACGCCGCGATCCCGGTGATCGAGGCGCTGCGCGACGCTGGGGTGGCCACCACGAGTGCCTTCGGCGGGCGAGGTCTCAAAGGAGCCATGAAGGCCGCGGACCGCAGCGGAGCCCGCTGGGCGCTGATCATGGGCGACGACGAGGTCGCGGCAGGAAACGTCCAACTCAAGGACCTGCGTGATGGTCACCAGCGTCATGTTCCCGTCGCCGATGTCGGGACCAGCATTGTCGGCGGCCGGGAGTGAGCACGCGATGAAGCACCCAGCGAAGGCACTCGCGTGAAAGAGCCAGCGAAGGCAGTCGGTGACACGTCCAGCGAGTCATCCCGTGCCGAGAAGTCAGCAGAACGGGCCAGCGAACCGGAAGGACAGCACTGATGTTGCGCACGCATGAGGCGGGCACCCTCAACGAGGACGCCATCGGCCACGAGGTGACCCTGACAGGATGGATCGCCCGCCGCCGTGACCACGGAGGAATCGCCTTTCTGGACCTGCGGGACGCCTCCGGTGTGGTGCAGGTGGTCGTGCGCGACCCCGACGTCGCTCACCCCCTGCGCTCGGAGTTCTGCCTGCGGGTCATCGGTCGCGTGGAGCGGCGGCCACCAGGCAACGAGAACCCGGCCCTGCCGTCAGGCGCCATCGAGGTCGTCGCCGACGCCGTGGGGGTGCTGAGCGAGGCCGACGCCCTGCCGTTCCCCATCGATGAGCACGTCGACGTCAGCGAGGAGGCTCGCCTGCGCTGGCGGTACCTCGATCTGCGCCGCTCCGGCCCTGCCGCGGCCCTGCGCATGCGCAGCGAGGTCAACCGGATCGCCCGCGAGGTTCTGCACGCGCAACGATTCATCGAGGTCGAGACTCCGACGTTGACTCGCTCCACACCCGAAGGTGCGCGCGACTTCCTGGTGCCGGCCCGTTTGTCCCCGGGGCACTGGTACGCCCTGCCCCAGTCACCGCAACTGTTCAAGCAGTTGCTGATGGTCTCCGGAATCGAGCGGTACTACCAGATCGCGCGTTGCTACCGCGACGAGGATTTCCGCGCCGACCGGCAACCCGAGTTCACCCAGTTGGACATCGAGATGTCGTTCGTCGACCAGCGCGACGTCATGCAGGTCG
This sequence is a window from Candidatus Nanopelagicales bacterium. Protein-coding genes within it:
- a CDS encoding MBL fold metallo-hydrolase, with translation MFVTGFPAGPWGTNCFVVAPGRNSECIVIDPGMGSVDPLKEILADNKLRPIAVLLTHGHLDHTWSVVPVADGYGIPAFIHPDDEMMLSDPAQSLGPDMRHMLRQLVPDGELQLEPDDIKLLTDGERLELAGMTVDTDHAPGHTPGSVMYRHAATDDVPPLLFSGDVLFEGSIGRTDLPGGDHSAMLRSLRDVVLPMDDDTVVLPGHGGQTTIGRERATNPFLLEITSEQMLRPPEGGQRPPGGGQRPPGSGQRPSGRGQRPSGRGQRPSGRGPLPPRRGM
- the ruvC gene encoding crossover junction endodeoxyribonuclease RuvC — its product is MRVLGVDPGLTRCGIGMVDSLPGRRVRLVDYSVIRSSPADDLGQRLAVVHGEISAIITAQRPDVVAVERVFAQKNTRTAMATAQAAAVALLAATQAGLPIALHTPSEVKAAVTGSGRADKQQVAVMVMRLLRLPEQPTPADAADALALAICHSWRAPLAARLSEVIA
- the secD gene encoding protein translocase subunit SecD; this translates as MAAPTGYRPWRILGLLAVLLISLTVWAFWPGQAHTPQLGLDLRGGTQVILDPQPITEGATITEEQLQQSVEIIRQRVNGIGVAEADVSIQGSGNDAVLVVSVPGVTQDRIVELVGRTALLNFRPVNNILNPAPVDPNAQNDGSGQNNSQNQDQTQGKNKDKQTSSNNQTDTASGNAEVPQGEGQQIVQADSDDAKFQQELLALDCTLPENQGGGAADDPAKWLGTCANDGSAKYSLEPAFIKGTDIASAQAQLPQQGAGGWVVTLDFNGEGASKLAEISKKLSAQPPPTNQFAIVLDGVVVSAPSFREPILGGQAQIEGNFTAEEANDLANVLKFGALPVTLEQQSVESVSPTLGNDQLRAGILAGAMGLILVGLYLILYYRVLGVVAVLSLVIAAWVTYCLFVVLGNTIGFTLTLAGIAGAIVSIGITADSFIVYFERLRDEIRDGKSLRRAADDGWIRARRTLLAADFVSILAAIVLYFLSVGNVRGFAFALGMTTVVDVIISFWFTRPVAHLMANTKWMQKGGAFTGVSPKRLGVESLQGVRREPTRRKKAKPKVTTGVSGSGPDDGAVI
- the hisS gene encoding histidine--tRNA ligase; translated protein: MSNRLQAPKGVPEYVPPQSAEFLAVRQALTRPAELAGYGYIELPVFEDTAVFTRGVGESTDVVSKEMYTFEDRGGRSLSLRPEGTAGVMRSVIEHNLFRGQLPVKVYYAGPFFRAERPQKGRYRQLQQVGVEAIGSDDPRLDAEVVALADRGFRACGLTQYELLLTSLGCASCRPAYRALLTEFLQTLDLDEETRVRAQVNPLRVLDDKRASVQDQLGDAPLMVDHLCEECRSHYDQVRHFLSLMGVTWSEAPRLVRGLDYYTRTTFEFSHPLLGAQSGIGGGGRYDGLMEVLGGPALSGIGFGLGTDRTLLAREAEGLPPLAQPGVDVFVVALGPAAEDAAIPVIEALRDAGVATTSAFGGRGLKGAMKAADRSGARWALIMGDDEVAAGNVQLKDLRDGHQRHVPVADVGTSIVGGRE
- the secF gene encoding protein translocase subunit SecF: MSKIRDVAHNLYGGQVSYDFVGKTKVWYLISGIILAVTIGSLIFRGLNLGIEFKGGAEFQIPASQCTVEQVRTTVNTDLGGSAIVTQLGDGSLRVQTETVSNEQGNTLTQALGQECGVAANDIKIQVVGPTWGSEVSKKALQGLVVFLILVSIFLAIYFEWRMAVAALVALAHDLIITIGVYSILGFEVTPATAIGLLTILGYSLYDTVVVFDKVKENTQGILGQSRLTYSEAANLAINQTLIRSINTSIVALLPVAAILFVGAGLLGAGTLKDLALALFVGMAAGTYSSIFVATPFLVQLKNREPEVQALERRVLSRRRKSDDAQEALEEAAVGGGAKGVSRTITESGVRQQPKRQSRSKRRQ
- the ruvA gene encoding Holliday junction branch migration protein RuvA, yielding MIEYVRGTVDRRAEDHVVIDVGGIGIRVQAAPATVAALSAGTPCQVPTSLVVREDSWTLYGFTDLDEREVFDLVQTVSGIGPRTAQALVATLSTDGLRRAVQQQDERQIMTVPGIGRKGAQRILLELGDRLGPPSTGAGSDPAPTGTPQWNGDVVSGLMGLGWSQREAETAVAAVSGEVAEDADVAQVLKAALRELKRT
- the ruvB gene encoding Holliday junction branch migration DNA helicase RuvB, whose protein sequence is MTTPNAHDGPAAPSAPATPAAPSAPVAPDGDRLVDPVREPGEAALDSALRPQSLAEFVGQPRVRDQLDLVLTAARGRSRVPDHVLLSGPPGLGKTTLAAIIATELGVPFRITSGPALQHAGDLAALLTSLQPGEVLFLDEIHRTSRAAQELLYIAMEDFRVDIIVGKGPGATAIPLDLEPFTLVGATTRAGLLPGPLRDRFGFTAHLDFYDQTDLSTILTRSAALLGVSADTDGIAEIAGRSRGTPRVANRLLRRVRDYAQVHGNGTVDRATAHAALDLYEVDALGLDRLDRSVLDALVLRFGGGPVGLNTLAVAVGEESETVETVAEPFLLRLGFITRGPRGREATAAGWRHLGATPPVPAPAQLALSADLDSGAADGG
- a CDS encoding bifunctional (p)ppGpp synthetase/guanosine-3',5'-bis(diphosphate) 3'-pyrophosphohydrolase; translated protein: MSEETSTGTTPPTSPSTTGFGPVASVQAATEQVTRLRDRLARITVGARSGYPELEPLFRTVKQYHPRTDLRLLERAYETARLLHKDQLRRSGEPYITHPLAVATILAELGMTGPTLAAALLHDTVEDTEYSLEKLTADFGDEVGRLVDGVTKLDRVTYGQASAAETVRKMVVAMARDIRVLVIKLADRLHNMRTIGWLPTVKQRRKASETLEIYAPLAHRLGMNTIKWELEDLSFAALQPKVYEEIVHLVTQRAPARDQHLNKVIEELNSDLRQAKLRTVVTGRPKHYYSIYQKMVVRGRDFNDIYDLVGVRILVDNVRDCYAALGVVHARWSPVPGRFKDYIAMPKYNMYQSLHTTVIGPEGKPVELQIRTQQMHRAAEFGVAAHWRYKNGAVGDKSGPDDLAWVRQLLEWQRETEDPDEFMDSLRYDLNSTEVFVFTPQGDIIALPAGATPVDFAYSVHTEVGHRCVGARVNGRLVPLESKLSNGDTVEIFTSKDENSGPSQDWLQFVKSPRARTKIKAWFSKERREEAIERGKDRLNKTVRKRGLPLKKLLSAESLGSVATDLRLADVQRLVRRDRREPNVRGISGRTARRPQWRRRGRHRGSTRRAPGPQEAHRRPRHRRPGTTGRVGQARPLLHSGARRRHHGVRHPRLGCLSAPQGLHQRRPTRPAGEPHRRRRMGPEPVERVPGQHPGRGVGPRRPAVRCHPRSERPSRQHPERVSGDQQGPHRDQSVLVRDGRTPTPGRSAARRARGRRSVRRLPRVNQPSVLSPPQEDEYSASADSAAANNARLDSSDFSASAILRASPDSWAVASCFSSFATDAWNDSTVRSARSRAAGSVRRQWSFSASRSFDSTARSRRSSPAFSLRGT